Proteins co-encoded in one Melopsittacus undulatus isolate bMelUnd1 chromosome 18, bMelUnd1.mat.Z, whole genome shotgun sequence genomic window:
- the LOC101881010 gene encoding nodal homolog translates to MRVPVLLCALALLRMGCAHPRAPPRCPALMLQLLRAPPAPLRAAAAAALSLSPHGSVQSGSHWALSFDMSSLSSSQEVNLAELRILLPRLSLPHNVSLDIYHSRRCRDTGSCPPQLLLGSVSGSPASIQAPWKVFEVTALLRSWLHQGTAPGYHMGAEQWDAGDPDATPMPSPTLSDAGHGDAMDRALLLVFSKDKSPGEHSLIRTAETSKHVMRESINQGSIPGMRRHRRTRKEKQRIKGSDAGAAVGGEEGRSLCRRVDMMVDFEQTGWGSWIVYPKKYNAYRCEGQCPSPVDETFKPTNHAYIQSLLQLYKPNHVPCPVCSPVRMSPLSMLYYEKGEIVVRHHEDMIIEECGCN, encoded by the exons ATGCGGGTCCcggtgctgctctgtgccctggccctgctccgCATGGGATGCGCGCACCCCCGCGCCCCTCCGCGCTGCCCCGCgctgatgctgcagctcctgcgCGCAccccccgctccgctccgcgctgccgccgccgctgccctcAGCCTCTCCCCGCACG GCTCGGTGCAGAGCGGCTCCCATTGGGCTCTCTCGTTTGACATGTCCTCGCTGTCCAGCAGCCAGGAGGTGAACCTGGCCGAGCTCCGCATCCTCCTGCCCCGGCTCTCCCTTCCCCACAACGTGTCCCTGGATATCTACCACAGCCGGCGGTGCCGGGACACCGgctcctgccctccccagctcctcctgggcTCCGTGTCTGGGAGCCCCGCTTCCATCCAGGCCCCTTGGAAGGTGTTTGAGGTCACCGCTCTGCTCCGCTCCTGGCTGCACCAAGGCACAGCCCCTGGGTACCACATGGGAGCGGAGCAGTGGGATGCGGGTGATCCGGATGCCACCCCGATGCCCTCACCCACCTTGAGCGATGCCGGCCATGGGGATGCGAtggacagagccctgctgcTCGTGTTCTCCAAGGATAAATCACCGGGAGAGCACAGCCTCATCAGGACAGCGGAGACCTCCAAGCACGTCATGCGGGAGAGCATCAACCAGGGCAGCATCCCAGGGATGCGCCGGCATCGCCGCACCaggaaggagaagcaaaggaTCAAAGGGAGCGATGCTGGTGCTGCCGTGGGGGGTGAGGAGGGCAGGTCCCTGTGCAGGAGGGTGGATATGATGGTGGACTTCGAGCAGAcgggctggggcagctggaTTGTGTACCCCAAGAAGTACAACGCGTACCGGTGTGAAGGGCAGTGCCCATCGCCCGTGGATGAGACCTTCAAGCCCACCAACCATGCGTACATACAG AGTTTGCTGCAGCTCTACAAGCCCAACCATGTGCCGTGCCCCGTGTGCTCCCCGGTCAGGATGAGTCCCCTCTCTATGCTCTACTATGAGAAGGGGGAAATCGTCGTCCGCCACCACGAGGACATGATCATCGAGGAGTGTGGCTGCAACTGA